Part of the Meiothermus sp. QL-1 genome is shown below.
GAAGCGTAGTTGGGGTGGTTTCCATGCAAAGGTACTTCTTTGTCCTGATTTTGCTCTTTTCGCTGGTTTTGGCCCAGCCCCAGAAGGTGCGGGTGGGGCTGGGTTACCTTCCCGATGTGCAGTTTGCCCCCTTTTACCTGGGGGTGGTGGAGGGGCTCTACGCCCAGCGGGGCCTCGAGGTGGAGTTCCAGCACGGCTTTGTGACCGAGCTCTACCCTCTTCTGGCCCAGGGGCGGCTCGACTTTGTGGTGGGGGATGCTGAGGATGTCATCGTCCTCCGGGCGCAGAACCCCCAGGCCACCCCCTTCAAGTACGTGATGGCCATGTACCAGTCGGTGCCCAACGCCATCTTCTCGCTGGCCGAGAAGAACATCCGCTCGGTGCGCGACCTCAGGGGGAAGACTTTGGGGATGCCCGGGATGTTTGGGGTTTCCCTCACCTCCCTGCAGGCCATGCTGCGGGCTGCGGGCCTGAAGGAAAGCGACCTGCGCATTGTGCAGATCGGTTTTACCCAGGCCGAGGCGGTGGTCTCGGGCCGGGTGGATGCGGCCATGGGCTTCATCAACAACGAGCCGGTCTTCCTGCAGGCCCGGGGGGTAAGGCTCAACGTGATTCCTGCGGGCCCCTACAACAAAAGCCCCGGCAACGGGGTCATTACCACCGACAGGGTGCTGGAAAACCCCGAGCTGGTGCGGCGTTTTTTGGCTGCTTCGCAGGAGGGGCTGGCCCGCACCCTGGCCGACCCCAGGCGGGGCTTTGAGGCGGCCCGGCGTTACGTGCCCAACCTGGGCGAGGAGCGCATGGCGGTGCTCAGGGCCTCGGTGCGGCTTTACCAGTCGCCTTATACCCGCCGGATGGGCCTGGGGTTCTCGAGCCCAGAAGCCTGGGCGAGCAGCCTCAACCTTTTGAAGCAGACCGGGCGGGTCCAGACCGAGCTTCCCCCCACGGCCTTCTACACCAACGACTTCCTCCAGCCCGGGGTGCAGGCCCAGGCTGTGGCGGGTCGCTAGCCTGTGGGTTAGATTGGAGCCGTGCGGCGGGTGACGGTCCTGGTGCGCGGGCGGGTACAGGGGGTGGGCTACCGCTACTTTGCCCGCCAGAAGGCCCTGGAGCTTGGCCTTTCGGGGTATGCCGAGAACCTGACGGACGGCCGGGTGGAGGTGGTGGCCGAAGGGGAGGAGGCCCATCTGGAGCTCTTCCTGCACCACCTGCGCCAGGGCCCCAGGGAGGCCCGGGTGGAGGGCCTCGAGGTCCAGTGGGGGGAGGCCGCCGGGCTCAGGGGGTTCCAGGTGTACTGAGCCCGTATACTTGGGGGCATGACGGCCCGAGAGGCGCTGGAACTACTCAAGCGGGGGGCGGTCGAGGTCATCCCCGAGGAAGACCTGCTGCGCAAGCTCGAGTCAGGGAAGAGGCTGGTGGTCAAGCTGGGCCTGGACCCTACCCGGCCCGACATCCACCTGGGCCACGCGGTGGTGCTGCGCAAGATGCGGCTCTTTCAGGAGCTGGGGCACAAGGTGGTGCTCATCATCGGCGACTTCACCGCCATGATTGGCGACCCCTCGGGCCGCAGCAAGACCCGCCCCCCCCTCACCCTGGAGGAGACCCGGGCCAACGCCCAAAGCTACGTGGCGCAGGTGGGCAAGATTCTCATCACCGACGACCCTGAGCGCTTTGAGATGCGCTACAACTCGGAGTGGCTGGAGAACCTCGGCTTCAAGGAGCTCATCAAGCTGGCCTCGCTCCTCACCGTGGCCCAGATGCTCGAGCGCGAGGACTTCAAAAACCGCTACACCCACCAGGTTCCCATCTCGCTGCACGAGTTCCTCTACCCCCTGGCCCAGGGCTACGACTCGGTGCCCATCGCCTGCGATGTGGAGATGGGCGGTACTGACCAGCGCTTCAACCTGCTGGTGGGCCGCGAGGTACAGGCGGCCTATGGCCTGGAGCGGCAGGTGGCCTTCATCATGCCCATCCTGGTGGGGCTGGACGGGGTAGAAAAGATGTCCAAGAGCCTGGACAACTACGTGGGCATCTACGACGAGACCCCCACCTTCTACGCCAAGCTGATGAAGGTGCCCGATAGCGCTCTGCGGCAGTACTTTGAGCTTTGCACCGACCTCGAGGCCGCCCAGGTGGAGGAGGTGCTGGCCCAGGGGGGGATGCTGGGGGCCCATCGGGTGCTGGCGGCTTTGCTCAGCGCGGCCTATGCCCTGCCCCGCATTCCCGCCCGGATTGACCTGGCCTTCGCCCGCTCGCTGGGCCTGGTCTTCCACTACGAAGGGCACGACGTGCGGCTCGAGGCCACTGGCGCCCACGAGGTGGCCCAGCGGGTGCTGGCCGCCGATGCCCGCTACCGCAGCATTGCCCAGGGGGGCATCCCCGAGGAGATGCCCGAGGTGCGGCTTGGCCCCGAGGCCTTGCAGGAGGGTCGGATTGCGGTGGCCAGACTTTTCACCCTGGCCGGCCTTACCCCCTCCAACGCCGAGGCCCGGCGCCTTATTGAGCAGCGGGGGCTCCGGCTCGACGGGGAGGTGCTGACCGACCCCAGGGCCGAGGTAACCCTCGACCGGCCCAGGGTGCTCCAGCGCGGCAAGGACCGCTTTGTGCGGGTGGTGCCGGTCGCCCCGCAGGAGCCTGTGCGATGATGGTGGATGCCCACCTCGATCTGGCCTACAACGCCCTCGAGCTGGGCCGCGACCTCACCCTGCCCCTGGCCGAGCTGCGCCGGCGGGACACCTGCTCCGAGGTGCCCCTGGTCACCCTGCCCGCTTTGCGGGAGGCAGGGGTGGGGGTGGTCTTCGCCACCCTCTGGGTAGACCCTCGCCGCTACCCCACGCCAGAAGAGGCGCACCGGGCAGCCCTGCGCCAGCTCGAGCTCTACCTGCGCTGGGAGGAGGCCGGCTGGGTGCGCATCCTGCGTCGCCGCGCGGATTTGGTGGAGCATCGGGTACGGTGGCAGCAGGACAGGGCGCCGGCTTTGGTCCTTTTGATTGAGGGGGCCGAGTGCGTGCGGGTACCTGAGGAGGTGGCCTTCTGGTGGGGCCATGGGGTGCGCCTCATTGCCCCGGCCTGGAACCGCACCCGCTATGCAGGGGGAACCCGCGAGCCCGGGGGCCTCACGCCCTTGGGCCAGGAGCTCCTTTGGGCCATGCAGGCCCAGGGGGTGGCCCTGGACTGCTCCCACCTGGACGAGGCGGCCTTCTGGCAGGCCCTGGCGGTCTTCGGGGGGGCTTTGTGCGCCACCCACAGCAACCCCCGGGCGCTGCTGGGGGGGGAGGCAAACCCCCTGGCCAACCGCCACCTGAGCGATGCCATGCTGCGGGCGCTGGGGGCCCGGGAGGGGGTGGTGGGCGTGGTGCTGTACAACCTCTTCCTGGACCCCGCCTGGCGGCGCGGCCAGCCCCGCCTGCCTCTGGCCGTGGTGGGGCGGCACCTGGCCTACGTTGCGGCCCAGGTGGGCTGGGAAAGGGTGGGCCTGGGTTCGGACTTCGACGGCGGCTTCGGGCTACACGAAGCCCCCTTGGGTCTGGAAGGGCCGGCTGACCTCGGCAAGCTGGCCGGGTGGGTGCCCGAGCCCCACCGGCCCGGGGTGCTGGGGGAGAACTGGCTCGGCTGGCTGGCGCGTGCGCTGCCTGCCTGAGGGGTCGTGGTATAAACAGGTGTGAAGCTTTCTGGGCTCTTCATCGGTTTGCTGGCGGGCGCTTTCGGGGGGCTGGTGGGCCTCGGGGGAGGGGTTTTGGCGGTTCCCCTGATGAATGCGTTTTTGGGGCTTACCCAGCACAGCGCGGTGGCCACCAGCCTGGTCATGGTGGTCTTTACGGGGATGGTCGGGGCCCTCACCTATGCCCTGGAGAATAGGGTGGACTGGTTGGGGGCTTTTCTCATCGTGCCCACCGCCATGCTCACTGCCGGCTGGGGAGCCCGCTATGCCCACCGCCTGGCCGAGTGGCGGCTCAAGCGGGTCTTTGGGTGGTACCTGGTGCTGGTGGCCCTGAGCCTTATCCTCAAACCCTACATCCCCCATGTAAGCGAGCCGCTGGATGGAGGGCTGCGGCTGGTTTTGCTTGCCCTGACCGGAGCCGCGGCAGGCTTCGCCTCGGGGCTGCTGGGGGTGGGCGGGGGCACCATCATTGTGCCCATTCTGGTGCTCGGGCTGGGCTTGGAACAGCACACCGCCCAGGGCACCTCGCTCCTGGCCATGGTTCCTCCGGCGGTGGTGGGCTCTTATACCCACTTCCGCCACGGCTACCTGGCCCAGGCCCATCTGCCGGGGCTGGTGCTCGGCATTCTGCTGGGGGCCTTCCTGGGGGGGACGGTGGCCAACCAGCTCCCCGAATTTTGGCTGCGGCTGGTTTTCGCCGGGGTGCTCGTCTGGACTGCGGGGCGTTACCTGGGGGCCAAGCCCCGTCCGCAGGCAGCCTAGCCTGGAGTCTTTGGGTTGTGCTACAATCGCCCCAAAGCTTGGGCGCCGGGGTACCTCTTGCCTTTGTGTGGAGGTGCGTGCTAACATACGGTCTATGTTTTGTGGCCCGTGCGCCACAAACCACGTAAGAGCCAGCCGCCGCAGGGAGTGCTCGCCTGCGGAAGAACCCTGTTAGCTTACGGAAATCCCCATACGACCCATGGACACCTATTCCACGCCCCCAGGGCGTGGGGAAAAGCCTGCGGGTTGCGAGGTGCTGGATGAAGATAGAGCGGTACGGTAGGATCAAAGAGGTTATTCCCCTCCCGCCCCTGACCGAAATCCAGGTCGAGTCCTTCAAAAAAGCCCTGCAGGCCGATGTCCCTCCCTCTAAGCGGGAGAACGTCGGTCTGCAGGCTGCTTTCAAGGAGACCTTTCCCATTGAGGAAGGCGAGAAGGGGCGCGGGCTGGTGCTGGACTTCCTGGAGTACCGCATCGGCGAGCCCCCCTTTGATCAGGATGAGTGCCGTGAGAAAGACCTGACCTACCAGGCCCCCCTCTACGCCCGGCTTCAGCTCATCCACCGCGATACCGGCCTCATCAAGGAGGACGAGGTCTTCCTGGGCGACCTTCCCCTCATGACCGAGGACGGCTCGTTCATCGTCAACGGGGCCGACCGGGTGATCGTCTCCCAGATTCACCGCTCCCCCGGGGTCTACTTCACCCCCGACCAGACCCGCCCGGGGCGCTATGTGGCCTCGGTGATTCCCCTGCCCAAGCGGGGGCCTTGGATTGACCTCGAGTTCGAGCAGTCGGGCATCGTGGTCATGAAGGTCAACAAGAAGAAGTTCCCCCTGGCCCTGCTTTTGCGGGTCTTGGGCTACACCCCGGAGGGCCTGGTTAGGGAGCTGGGCCAGTACGGCGAGCTTCTGCCGGGGCTTCTGGAGGCCCAGTACCGCGGCACCAAGGTGCTGGAGATGAGCCCGGACGAGGCCCTTTTGAAGCTCTTCACCGAGCTGCGGCCCGGCGACCCCCCCAAGCGGGACAAGGCCGTGGCCTATCTGCACTCCCTCCTCTCCGACCCGCGTCGCTACGACCTGGGCGAGGCGGGCCGCTACAAGACCCAGCAGAAGCTGGGCATCACCCTCTCGGGTCGGATGCTCATCCGCTTCGAGAACGGGGAGTTCAAGGACGAGGGGCTGCTGCCGGTGCTCAGATACCTCTTTGCCCTGCAGGCGGGCGAACCGGGCTTTGAGGCGGACGATATCGACCACCTGGGCAACCGCCGCATCCGCACCGTGGGTGAGCTTTTGGCCGACCAGTTCCGGGTGGGCCTCTCGCGGCTCGCGCGCGGGGTGCGCGAGCGGATGCTTTTGGGCTCACCCGAGTCGGCCACCCCAGCCAAGCTGGTCAACAACCGCCCGCTGGTGGCGGCCATCCGCGAGTTTTTTGGCCGCAGCCAGCTCAGCCAGTTCAAGGACCAGACCAACCCCCTTTCCGAGCTGCGCCACAAGCGGCGGATCTCGGCGCTGGGCCCGGGCGGCCTGACCCGGGAGCGGGCCGGCTTCGATGTGCGCGACGTGCACCGCACCCACTACGGGCGCATCTGCCCCATCGAGACCCCCGAAGGGGCCAACATCGGCCTTATCTCGTCGCTGGCCTCCTACGGTCGCATCAACGACCTGGGCTTCATCCTCACCCCCTACCGCAAGGTGGAGAACGGGCGGGTTACCGACCAGGTGGAGTACATGAGCGCCACCGAGGAGGACCGCTACGTGATTGCCCAGGCCAACACCCCCCTCACCCCTGAGGGTTACTTCGACACCCAGCAGGTGGTGGCCCGCAAGAAGGGGGAGCCCATGGTGGTGCGGCCCGAGGAGGTCGAGTACATGGACGTCTCGCCCAAGCAGATCTTCTCGGTCAACACCAACCTGATTCCTTTCCTGGAGCACGACGACGCCAACCGGGCCCTGATGGGCTCCAACATGCAGGCCCAGGCGGTGCCCCTGCTCCGGGCCCAAAGCCCGGTGGTCATGACCGGTATCGAGGAGCGGGTGGTGCGCGACTCCCTGACCTCCATCTACGCCGAGGCCGATGGGGTGGTGGAGTACGTGGACAGCACCCGGATTGTGCTGCGGGGCGACGACCGCGCGCTCTACGAGTACCCCCTGCGCCGCTTCGTGCGCTCCAACCAGGGCACTGCCCTCGACCAGCGCCCGCGGGTGAGCAAGGGGCAACGGGTGCGGAAAGGGGAGCTGCTGGCCGACGGGCCCGCAGCCGAGGAGGGGATGCTGGCGCTCGGTCAGAACGTGCTGGTGGCCATCATGCCCTTCGACGGTTACAACTACGAGGACGCCATCGTTATTTCGGAAGACCTGCTGCGGCGGGACTTCTACACCTCGGTGCACATCGAGCGCTACGAGATTGAGGCCCGCGACACCAAGCTGGGCCCCGAGCGCATCACCCGGGACATCCCCAACCTTTCCGAAGCGGCTTTGCGCGACCTGGATGAGGACGGGGTGGTCCGCATCGGGGCCGAGGTTAAGGCGGGGGACATCCTGGTGGGCCGCACCAGCTTCAAGGGCGAGACCGAGCCCACCCCCGAGGAACGCCTTTTGCGCAGCATCTTTGGCGAGAAGGCCCGCGACGTGAAGGACACCTCCCTGCGGGTGCCGCCGGGGGAGGGGGGAATCGTGGTGCGCACCCTCAGGCTCCGCCGGGGCGACCCCGGGGTGGAGCTCAAGCCCGGGGTGCGGGAGGTGGTGCGGGTCTATGTGGCGCAGAAGCGCAAACTCCAGGTAGGGGACAAGCTGGCCAACCGCCACGGGAACAAAGGGGTGGTGGCCAAGATTCTACCCCCCGAGGACATGCCCCACCTGCCCGACGGCACCCCGGTGGACATCGTGCTCAACCCTCTGGGGGTGCCGAGCCGGATGAACCTGGGGCAGATCCTGGAGACCCACCTGGGCCTGGCGGGCTACGAGCTGGGGCTCAAGTTCATCACCCCAGTTTTTGACGGGATCAGCGAGGAGGAGATCAAGGCTCTGCTGGGGCAGGCCTTCGACAAGAAGTGGGAACTTCGCACCAAGACGGGCTTTGGCATTGACAACCGCGAGCGCGAGGTGCTGGCTCGAGCGGCCAAGCTGGGGCTGGTGGATGGGGAAAAGAGCCTGGTAGAGCAGCTTCGCCAGGTCTTCCAGCAGGGCAAGAGCGTGCTTTACGACGGGCGCACGGGGGAGCCCATCGAGGCCCCGATTGTGGTGGGGCTGATGTACATCATGAAGCTTTACCACATGGTGGAGGACAAGATGCACGCCCGCTCCACCGGCCCCTACTCCCTCATCACCCAGCAGCCCCTGGGCGGCAAGGCCCAGTTTGGGGGGCAGCGCTTTGGCGAGATGGAGGTCTGGGCCCTGGAAGCCTACGGGGCGGCCCACACCCTGCAGGAGATTCTCACCATCAAGTCCGACGACATAGAGGGTCGCAACGCCGCCTACGAGGCGGTGGTGAAGGGCGAGGACGTGCCCGAAGCCAGCGTGCCGGAGAGCTTTAGGGTTTTGGTGAAGGAGCTGCAGTCGCTGGGCCTCAACGTGGAGACCTACGACGAGAACGGCAAGCACCTGGATATCTTCGAGGGGCTGGCCTCTAAGCGCTAAGGGTAGGCTTTCCCGCTGCGTTTTCGTTGGCGGACGAGGGAACAATGACGAGACGAGAGGTTCGCAAGGTACGCATCAGCCTGGCCTCACCGGAAAAGATCCGCGAGTGGAGCTACGGCGAGGTCGAAAAGCCCGAGACCATCAACTACCGCACCCTGAAGCCCGAACGGGATGGTCTTTTTGATGAGCGCATCTTCGGGCCCCAGAAGGACTACGAGTGCGCCTGCGGCAAGTACAAGCGCCAGCGCTTTGAGGGCAAGGTCTGCGAACGTTGCGGGGTGGAGGTAACCAAGAGCATCGTGCGGCGCTACCGCATGGGCCACGTGGACCTCGCCACCCCGGTGGCCCACATCTGGTATGTGAAGGACGTGCCGAGCAAGATCGGCACCCTGCTGGACCTCTCGGCGCAGGAGCTCGAGCAGGTCCTCTACTTCGCCAAGTACATCACCCTCGACCCCAAGGGGGCGGTGCTGAACGGGGTGCCGGTCCAGAAGCGGCAGCTTCTCACCGATGAGGAGTACCGCGAGCTGCGCTTCGGCAAGCAGGAGACCTACCCCATTCCCCCGGGCGTGGATGCGCTGGTCAAAGATGGCGACGAGGTGAAGAAGGGCCAGGAGCTAGCCCCCGGCATTGTGAGCCGGATGGATGGCCTGGCCCTCTTCCGTTTCCCTCGCCGGCTCCGGGTGGCCTACGCCCTGAAGGAGCGGGCCAGCCTGGTGCTGCCCAAGGCGGCCTGGATCGAACAGGAGCGCTACCAGCCGGGTGAGCCGCTGGCCGAGCTCGAGGCCTCCTACCAGATTGTGAGCGAGGATGCGGGGGCGGTGGAGATCGAGGAGCTGGGCGAGGGGGCCTTGCTCAAGGTCCTCGACCCCGACACCGGTGAGGTGGGCGGGGTCTACCTGATTCCCGCCGGCATGCACCTCAAGGTGGGCCAGGGCGAGCTGGTGGGGAACGGCGATGTGCTGGCCCAGGGCAAGGGGCAGCTCAGGATGCCCAAGGGCCTCAAGGTGGTGGGCCTCGAGGCCGAGGTGCACAAGAAAGAGGTGCACCTCTCCTTCACCCTGGAGCGCACCCTGGAGAAAAGCTATCCCCTCCAGCCCCACATGCACGTGCTGGTGGCCGAGGGGGCCAAGGTGCGCAAGGGCGACAAGCTGGTGGGGGCCATCGACCCCGAGGAGGAGGTCTACGCCGAGGCGGACGGGGTGGTGCACCTGCACGAGCCGGCTTCAATCGTGGTGATGAAGGCCAAGCTCTACCCCTTCGAGGACGATGTGGAGGTCACCAACGGCGACCGGGTGAGCCCGGGGGACGTGCTGGCCGACGGGGGGAAGGTGGTCTCCGAAATCTACGGCCGGGTGGAGGTGGACTTCATCCGCATGGCGGTGCGGGTGATTGAGTCCTATGACATCGATGCCAAGATGGGGGCCCAGGCCATCCAGGAGCTGCTCAAGGAAATCGACCTGGGGGTGCTCGAGGCCGAGCTGGTGGAGGAGATGAAGCACCCCTCCCGGGCCCGGCGGGCCAAGGCCAGGAAGCGCCTGGAGGTGGTGCGGGCCTTCCGCGACTCCGGCAACCGCCCGGAGTGGATGATCCTGGAAGCAGTCCCGGTGCTGCCGCCCGACCTGCGCCCCATGGTGCAGGTGGATGGGGGGCGTTTTGCCACCTCCGACCTCAACGACCTTTACCGCCGCCTCATCAACCGCAACAACCGCCTGAAGAAGCTCCTCGCCCAGGGGGCCCCGGAGATGATCATCCGCAACGAGAAGCGGATGCTGCAAGAAGCGGTGGACGCCCTTTTGGACAACGGCCGGCGCGGCACCCCGGTCACCAACCCTGGCTCCGACCGGGCCCTGCGCTCCCTCACCGACATCCTCTCGGGCAAGCAGGGCCGCTTCCGCCAAAACCTTTTGGGCAAGCGGGTGGACTACTCGGGCCGCTCGGTGATCGTGGTGGGGCCCCAGCTCAAGCTGCACCAGTGCGGTCTGCCTAAGCGCATGGCCCTGGAGCTCTTCAAACCCTTCCTCTTGAAGCGCATGGAGGAGAAGGGCATCGCCAACAACGTCAAGGCCGCCCGCAAGATGCTGGAGCGCTCGCGCGATATCAAGGACGAGGTCTGGGACGCGCTGGAAGAGGTGATCCACGGCAAGGTGGTGCTCCTGAACCGCGCGCCCACCCTGCACCGCCTGGGCATCCAGGCCTTCCAGCCGGTGCTGGTGGAGGGCCAGTCCATCCAGCTCCACCCCCTGGTGTGCGAGGCCTT
Proteins encoded:
- a CDS encoding ABC transporter substrate-binding protein; the encoded protein is MQRYFFVLILLFSLVLAQPQKVRVGLGYLPDVQFAPFYLGVVEGLYAQRGLEVEFQHGFVTELYPLLAQGRLDFVVGDAEDVIVLRAQNPQATPFKYVMAMYQSVPNAIFSLAEKNIRSVRDLRGKTLGMPGMFGVSLTSLQAMLRAAGLKESDLRIVQIGFTQAEAVVSGRVDAAMGFINNEPVFLQARGVRLNVIPAGPYNKSPGNGVITTDRVLENPELVRRFLAASQEGLARTLADPRRGFEAARRYVPNLGEERMAVLRASVRLYQSPYTRRMGLGFSSPEAWASSLNLLKQTGRVQTELPPTAFYTNDFLQPGVQAQAVAGR
- a CDS encoding acylphosphatase, translated to MRRVTVLVRGRVQGVGYRYFARQKALELGLSGYAENLTDGRVEVVAEGEEAHLELFLHHLRQGPREARVEGLEVQWGEAAGLRGFQVY
- the tyrS gene encoding tyrosine--tRNA ligase, producing MTAREALELLKRGAVEVIPEEDLLRKLESGKRLVVKLGLDPTRPDIHLGHAVVLRKMRLFQELGHKVVLIIGDFTAMIGDPSGRSKTRPPLTLEETRANAQSYVAQVGKILITDDPERFEMRYNSEWLENLGFKELIKLASLLTVAQMLEREDFKNRYTHQVPISLHEFLYPLAQGYDSVPIACDVEMGGTDQRFNLLVGREVQAAYGLERQVAFIMPILVGLDGVEKMSKSLDNYVGIYDETPTFYAKLMKVPDSALRQYFELCTDLEAAQVEEVLAQGGMLGAHRVLAALLSAAYALPRIPARIDLAFARSLGLVFHYEGHDVRLEATGAHEVAQRVLAADARYRSIAQGGIPEEMPEVRLGPEALQEGRIAVARLFTLAGLTPSNAEARRLIEQRGLRLDGEVLTDPRAEVTLDRPRVLQRGKDRFVRVVPVAPQEPVR
- a CDS encoding dipeptidase; protein product: MMVDAHLDLAYNALELGRDLTLPLAELRRRDTCSEVPLVTLPALREAGVGVVFATLWVDPRRYPTPEEAHRAALRQLELYLRWEEAGWVRILRRRADLVEHRVRWQQDRAPALVLLIEGAECVRVPEEVAFWWGHGVRLIAPAWNRTRYAGGTREPGGLTPLGQELLWAMQAQGVALDCSHLDEAAFWQALAVFGGALCATHSNPRALLGGEANPLANRHLSDAMLRALGAREGVVGVVLYNLFLDPAWRRGQPRLPLAVVGRHLAYVAAQVGWERVGLGSDFDGGFGLHEAPLGLEGPADLGKLAGWVPEPHRPGVLGENWLGWLARALPA
- a CDS encoding sulfite exporter TauE/SafE family protein; the encoded protein is MKLSGLFIGLLAGAFGGLVGLGGGVLAVPLMNAFLGLTQHSAVATSLVMVVFTGMVGALTYALENRVDWLGAFLIVPTAMLTAGWGARYAHRLAEWRLKRVFGWYLVLVALSLILKPYIPHVSEPLDGGLRLVLLALTGAAAGFASGLLGVGGGTIIVPILVLGLGLEQHTAQGTSLLAMVPPAVVGSYTHFRHGYLAQAHLPGLVLGILLGAFLGGTVANQLPEFWLRLVFAGVLVWTAGRYLGAKPRPQAA
- a CDS encoding DNA-directed RNA polymerase subunit beta, which codes for MKIERYGRIKEVIPLPPLTEIQVESFKKALQADVPPSKRENVGLQAAFKETFPIEEGEKGRGLVLDFLEYRIGEPPFDQDECREKDLTYQAPLYARLQLIHRDTGLIKEDEVFLGDLPLMTEDGSFIVNGADRVIVSQIHRSPGVYFTPDQTRPGRYVASVIPLPKRGPWIDLEFEQSGIVVMKVNKKKFPLALLLRVLGYTPEGLVRELGQYGELLPGLLEAQYRGTKVLEMSPDEALLKLFTELRPGDPPKRDKAVAYLHSLLSDPRRYDLGEAGRYKTQQKLGITLSGRMLIRFENGEFKDEGLLPVLRYLFALQAGEPGFEADDIDHLGNRRIRTVGELLADQFRVGLSRLARGVRERMLLGSPESATPAKLVNNRPLVAAIREFFGRSQLSQFKDQTNPLSELRHKRRISALGPGGLTRERAGFDVRDVHRTHYGRICPIETPEGANIGLISSLASYGRINDLGFILTPYRKVENGRVTDQVEYMSATEEDRYVIAQANTPLTPEGYFDTQQVVARKKGEPMVVRPEEVEYMDVSPKQIFSVNTNLIPFLEHDDANRALMGSNMQAQAVPLLRAQSPVVMTGIEERVVRDSLTSIYAEADGVVEYVDSTRIVLRGDDRALYEYPLRRFVRSNQGTALDQRPRVSKGQRVRKGELLADGPAAEEGMLALGQNVLVAIMPFDGYNYEDAIVISEDLLRRDFYTSVHIERYEIEARDTKLGPERITRDIPNLSEAALRDLDEDGVVRIGAEVKAGDILVGRTSFKGETEPTPEERLLRSIFGEKARDVKDTSLRVPPGEGGIVVRTLRLRRGDPGVELKPGVREVVRVYVAQKRKLQVGDKLANRHGNKGVVAKILPPEDMPHLPDGTPVDIVLNPLGVPSRMNLGQILETHLGLAGYELGLKFITPVFDGISEEEIKALLGQAFDKKWELRTKTGFGIDNREREVLARAAKLGLVDGEKSLVEQLRQVFQQGKSVLYDGRTGEPIEAPIVVGLMYIMKLYHMVEDKMHARSTGPYSLITQQPLGGKAQFGGQRFGEMEVWALEAYGAAHTLQEILTIKSDDIEGRNAAYEAVVKGEDVPEASVPESFRVLVKELQSLGLNVETYDENGKHLDIFEGLASKR